A window of Desulforhopalus sp. contains these coding sequences:
- a CDS encoding exodeoxyribonuclease VII small subunit produces MAKKSFEAALARLEQITEELASGDESLESSLKKFDEGIKLASFCNEQLREARAKIEILLEKDGKLEASPFEGPENEHKEVSA; encoded by the coding sequence ATGGCAAAAAAATCCTTTGAAGCGGCCCTGGCAAGACTGGAACAGATCACCGAAGAACTGGCCAGTGGTGATGAAAGCCTGGAAAGCAGCCTGAAAAAGTTCGATGAAGGCATAAAACTCGCCAGTTTTTGCAATGAACAGCTGCGTGAGGCGCGCGCCAAGATTGAGATATTGCTGGAGAAAGACGGCAAACTCGAAGCCAGCCCCTTTGAAGGACCGGAAAATGAACATAAAGAAGTATCTGCATAG
- a CDS encoding polyprenyl synthetase family protein: MNIKKYLHSKQRTVEEGLATFMLAADGSFSSHIEAMRYSLFAGGKRIRPILCLAAGEALDDSPEMANTLLPIACALECIHTYSLIHDDLPAMDNDELRRGKPTNHILFGEAGAILAGDGLLTFAFDLLSNTAISAIPAENRLRIIQKIARAAGPLGMVGGQALDIESEKVAVPFPVLQTIHKAKTGALITCSVQAGAIGASASLDQVERLTVYGEKIGLAFQIVDDMLNVTSTTEQLGKAAGSDANRGKATYPAFFGIEKTKVMAKEAVDEALDALRDFDHKADPLRQIATYIYTRSN, encoded by the coding sequence ATGAACATAAAGAAGTATCTGCATAGCAAGCAGCGAACCGTCGAAGAAGGCCTGGCAACCTTCATGCTGGCGGCAGATGGATCTTTTTCCAGTCATATCGAAGCTATGCGCTACAGTCTCTTTGCCGGGGGAAAAAGGATTCGGCCAATTCTCTGCCTGGCGGCCGGCGAGGCCCTGGATGACAGCCCGGAGATGGCGAATACCCTTCTGCCGATAGCCTGCGCCCTGGAATGTATCCATACCTATTCCCTCATCCACGATGACTTGCCGGCCATGGACAACGATGAACTGCGGCGCGGCAAACCGACCAACCACATCCTCTTTGGCGAGGCCGGGGCAATCCTTGCCGGTGACGGTCTATTAACCTTCGCCTTCGATCTGCTCAGCAACACGGCAATCTCCGCTATACCAGCTGAAAACCGTCTAAGGATAATCCAGAAGATCGCCAGGGCAGCTGGGCCACTGGGCATGGTAGGCGGGCAAGCGCTTGATATCGAAAGCGAAAAGGTCGCTGTACCCTTTCCCGTCCTGCAAACCATTCATAAAGCCAAGACCGGGGCCTTGATAACCTGCTCGGTACAGGCGGGAGCCATTGGTGCGAGTGCGTCCCTTGATCAGGTTGAAAGACTCACCGTTTACGGGGAGAAGATTGGCCTTGCCTTTCAAATTGTTGACGATATGCTGAATGTCACCTCTACTACGGAACAACTTGGCAAGGCCGCCGGCTCCGATGCCAACCGCGGCAAGGCGACCTATCCTGCCTTTTTCGGTATCGAAAAAACCAAGGTGATGGCTAAGGAGGCGGTTGATGAGGCTCTGGACGCCCTCAGGGATTTTGACCATAAGGCCGATCCACTCCGCCAGATTGCCACCTATATTTATACCCGGAGTAATTGA